One Halobacterium sp. DL1 DNA window includes the following coding sequences:
- a CDS encoding electron transfer flavoprotein: MTTYEYDVAVVGAGTSGCYTAATLARAGYDVAVVERKSEAEAGHIACGDALKGADAFPEAIPKERLERAFTNTGVDHGRFEIPQEDTVLDIPVPGELAVIDRWEYGRCVIEGASDAGADFHYDVVVQDVVQDDSGRVTGIKGKHRGDVVDFEADIVVDAAGALSVLQDKVDVADATFDTNVSYSQFCSAYREIVEVPEPVEWDDALVFKPTERAAGYLWYFPRTDTEINAGLGFQMNEEPMKLVDDLKRDLRARPEFQGAEVTDKLGAALPTRRPYDSATAPGFMAVGDAAGHVNPTTGGGIAGAAYAGKYAGEQAIEALESGDVSEAALWEYNERVMDHFGARYAGLDVYNVLSTAVDVDDLMGLLAALPGEKLAEALYAGSTDFSLRLKVATALKSFGYWSNIWEFYKTKQQADRLIDHYEDYPSSPDAMPTWQSRRDDIMEDVYAVTGADPKY; the protein is encoded by the coding sequence ATGACTACCTACGAGTACGACGTGGCCGTCGTCGGGGCCGGCACGTCGGGCTGCTACACGGCCGCGACCCTCGCCAGAGCGGGCTACGACGTCGCCGTCGTGGAGCGGAAGTCCGAGGCTGAGGCCGGCCACATCGCCTGTGGTGACGCGCTGAAGGGAGCCGACGCGTTCCCCGAGGCCATCCCGAAAGAGCGCCTCGAACGCGCGTTCACGAACACGGGCGTCGACCACGGCCGCTTCGAGATTCCCCAGGAGGACACCGTCCTCGACATCCCCGTCCCCGGCGAACTCGCGGTCATCGACCGCTGGGAGTACGGCCGCTGCGTCATCGAGGGCGCCAGCGACGCTGGCGCGGACTTCCACTACGACGTCGTCGTCCAGGACGTCGTCCAGGACGACTCGGGCCGCGTGACCGGCATCAAAGGCAAGCACCGCGGCGACGTGGTCGACTTCGAAGCAGACATCGTCGTGGACGCCGCGGGCGCGCTCTCCGTCCTGCAGGACAAGGTCGACGTCGCTGACGCGACCTTCGACACGAACGTCTCCTACTCGCAGTTCTGCTCGGCGTACCGCGAGATCGTGGAGGTGCCCGAACCCGTCGAGTGGGACGACGCGCTCGTCTTCAAGCCGACCGAGCGCGCCGCGGGCTACCTCTGGTACTTCCCGCGGACGGACACCGAGATCAACGCCGGCCTCGGCTTCCAGATGAACGAGGAGCCGATGAAACTCGTCGACGACCTCAAGCGCGACCTCCGCGCGCGCCCCGAGTTCCAGGGCGCCGAAGTGACAGACAAGCTCGGCGCCGCGCTCCCGACGCGACGCCCGTACGACTCGGCGACGGCGCCCGGCTTCATGGCAGTCGGCGACGCAGCGGGCCACGTCAACCCGACCACGGGCGGCGGCATCGCGGGCGCCGCGTACGCTGGCAAGTACGCCGGCGAGCAGGCCATCGAGGCACTCGAATCGGGCGACGTTTCGGAGGCCGCGCTGTGGGAGTACAACGAGCGTGTGATGGACCACTTCGGCGCGCGCTACGCAGGCCTCGACGTGTACAACGTGCTCTCGACGGCCGTCGACGTCGACGACCTGATGGGACTGCTGGCCGCGCTCCCGGGCGAGAAGCTCGCGGAGGCGTTGTACGCCGGCAGCACCGACTTCAGCCTCCGGCTAAAGGTCGCGACCGCGCTGAAGTCCTTCGGCTACTGGTCGAACATCTGGGAGTTCTACAAGACGAAACAGCAGGCCGACCGCCTCATCGACCACTACGAGGACTATCCCTCCAGCCCAGACGCGATGCCGACCTGGCAGTCGCGCCGCGACGACATCATGGAGGACGTCTACGCGGTCACCGGCGCCGACCCGAAGTACTGA
- a CDS encoding (2Fe-2S)-binding protein, producing MTEYTVEFVGTGEEIQVSGTETVLKACLREGIAQEYSCRVGMCLACSAKIEEGEVTQPAARGLTDEEAEEYALTCMARPQSDLVLDRGKYPPSIEQDAAAADAAAADDD from the coding sequence ATGACAGAGTACACCGTGGAGTTCGTCGGGACCGGGGAGGAGATCCAGGTCTCCGGCACCGAGACCGTCCTGAAGGCGTGCCTCCGCGAGGGCATCGCACAGGAGTACTCCTGCCGCGTCGGCATGTGTCTGGCCTGCTCGGCGAAGATAGAGGAGGGGGAAGTCACCCAGCCCGCCGCACGCGGCCTCACCGACGAGGAGGCCGAGGAGTACGCACTCACCTGCATGGCCCGGCCGCAGTCCGACCTCGTCCTCGACCGCGGGAAGTACCCGCCGAGCATCGAGCAGGACGCCGCCGCAGCGGATGCCGCCGCTGCGGACGACGACTGA